The genomic segment CTGATAACTATTCACTGAAAAAGGGGGAAAATCCATGAAAATGAGTATTATGCTTTTACTGCTGGCCTGGGCTGGTTTTTTTGTTCTCAGGGCAGATGCAGGAGAAATCGGATTTATTGAAAATTTCAGCCTGGCTCATAATCGTACAGAGGCATTAAAGGAATTGATTCCAGGTACTTGGGAGTATTACTTTTTTCACTGTCTTAACGCCCAGCATCAGGGGGATTTTAAAGAGGTTCACAGGCTCCTTGATTTATGGATAAAAAGACAGGGTTATACAGACCTGGTAAAAGAGATTCTTAACCGCCAGGCTCTTTTGGAATATCACCAGAATCCTGAAAAAACCCTGGAATATATCTCCCGGGAACTCGGACTTAAATTTGACCACCAGAAAGAGATTTCCAGCCCTGAGATCAATGCTCCTGAAAGCCTTGATCAAAATCTTATCAATATCCATACACTTACACAAAATGCTTTTTCACGTTATGATAACCTTCAGGGATTTGAAGACTCTGGACTGGATATACTGGAACCAGGACAATTAAATCCTGACAGAAGAAGAGACCTGCTTCAAAGGCTGAAATACCCTGATTTTCCTGATCTTGCAAAACTTGTTGTTGATGACCTGAGATATAAGCACAGCAGGGGCTTTGGATCATTTAACATACACAGGCAGATGCTCAAATCCCAGTTAGATGAATGCAGGGAGATCATGCCTGAACTTCTTGATAACAGCAGTTATATCAATACATACCTTACAAAACTTGCTCCTTCCCAAGATACAGATATTGAATTTAATCTAAATGAAAAAAAAGCATATCTTGAACAAATGTGGACATTTGTCAAAAATCTTGCACCTGGGCATAATTCTTTAAAGGTTCATATTCTTTTTCATATCCTGGATATGAACCGCAAAAACGGGCTTTATAATCCAGAGCTTTTTCTGACATATATAAAACTCCCCAGAAATGCTCCATATATAAATCCTGATTATCTTAACCGCAAAGAATTTCGCCATGTTCAAGCAAATCTGGGTGCAGATTTTGCAGCAGCTACAACAATGCAACCTGTTTCCAGGGATGAAGAACTGGTTAAAGACTATCTTTCCCATTTTTTTATCAAAGAAGAAAATTTTAATACATATGTTAAATTTATCCAGGATAAATGGCTGAAAAAAGTATTTGCAGAAACTAAAATCCTTAATGGTATCGGGGATATGGAGCAGTGGTATTCCATGATGGATCCAAATGAATACAGGCTGCTCAAAGACCGGGTGGATATAGATTTTGCAATGACCAATAAAGAATTTTTTTCTGGTGATGAGCCTGTTAAGCTTGAGCTTTATATAAAAAATGCAGAAACCCTTATTGTCAAAGCCTATGAACTCAATACATTAAATTATTATCAAACCTTTAACCAGGAAGTTGACACTGCTGTAAATCTTGATGGACTGACAGCTACATGGGAAGATATTATAACCTTTGATACCTCTCCTTTTTTACGCAAAAGCAGGATATTGAACTTTCCCTATCTTGATAAACCAGGTGTTTTTATCATAGAGTTTATAGGAAACGGGAAAAGCAGCCGGGCTGTTATTAGAAAAGGAAAACTTCATTTTCTAAGCCAGATTACAGGAGCAGGCCATGAATTTGCAGTTCTTGATGAAAACAATGTCAAATGTCCTGATGCTTCAATTTATCTTACAGGCCGTGAATATAAAGCAGATGAACACGGAATAATAACCATACCTTTCAGCACCAGACCAGGTAACCAGACTATTATTTTAAAAAACAAGGATTTCTGCACCCTTGAATCTTTTGAACACCTGGCAGAATCATACAGGCTTTCTGCTGGATTTTATGCAGACAGGGAATCTTTGCTTAGACGGGGAAAGGCAAAGGTTATTGTCCGCCCTTTTCTGACCCTTAATTCTTATCCTGCAAGTCTTTCAATCCTGGAAAATATCCGGTTTGCCATTGAATCCAGAGACATGGACGGTGTAAGCACCATCCTGGAAATTCCAGATTTTAAGGTGTTTGAAGATAAAGAATCTTTTTTTGAGTTTCAGGTTCCTGAAAATCTTGCTGAAGTCAGTTTTTCCTTAAAAGCAGAAGTAAGTAACATGAGTACAAACAAGACAGACCAGCTTGAAGCCGCAGGATTTTTTTCCCTCAACCAGATAGATACCACATTATCAGTGCAGGATATGTTTTTAAGCCATACAGATACAGGATATATTCTTGAGATATTTGGTAAAAATGGTGAATCTGTTTCAGGTGTCCCTGTTTATATGGAATTTAAAAACAGATATTTCCGTGATCCTGTTTATGTAACACTGCAAACAAATAAAAAAGGAAGCATTGACCTGGGAAAACTGGATAATATTGAAACAATCAAAGCAAAACTGACACAAGGTATCTCTCATACCTGGAATCCGGTTAAAGACTTATGCACCTACCCTGCCAGTATTCATCAACAGGCAGATAAAGATTTTCGCATTTATACAGGATCAGGTACTGGAAAACCAGGGATTGACTTTACACTCCTGGAAAAAAGAGGTCAGACCTGGTTTAAGGATTATTCAGATAATGTAAAGCTTAAACCCGGGTTCCTGGAAATCTCGGGTTTGCCTGGAGGTGATTATGATCTTTTTCTCAAGAAAAGTCAGGCAAAGATAACAATCCGTGTGAGCCGGGGTGTTTCAAGCGATGATTTTATTATATCTGATTACAGGATCCTTGAAATAAACGAAAATCATCAACTCAATATCAGTAAAATAGACCCTGATAAAGATTTTATAAACATTGAACTGGACAATGCTTCTGAATATACACGGGTTCATGTAATTGCCGCTCATTTTATGCCTGATTTTAAAGTATTTCAAAATCTTGTTCAGCCCCAGCTTCCTGAAGCCTCTGAAATAAGGCTTTCCACGCCCAGATCAAGATATTTGGCCGGCAGGAGGATAGGTGATGAATACCGGTATATTCTTGATAGAAAATATGCTGATAAATTTCCTGGAAACATGCTCAACCGGCCTGAACTGCTCCTTAATCCCTGGAGTATAAGAAAAACTCAAACTGCAATAGATACTGCAAAATCAGGAGAAGCCATGTATAGTGCAGTTGATCAAGTGCAGACCAGGGGCACAGCTCTGGCAGAAGAAGCCCGTGTTTACAGGAAAAATATCAGCTTTTCCAGCCTTGATTTCCTGGAAAAACCTTCTGTAATGTTAATAAATCTTAAACCAGATAAAAACGGGAAAATAAAAATCCAACGCCAGGATCTGGGAAAACACAGACAGCTCCATGTTATAGCTGTTGATCCACTTAACACTGTTTACAGAGAAACCTCTTTATCTGATCCTGAGATTTCATTCAAAGACCTGCGAATGTCCCGAAAGCTTGATCCTGATATTAATTTTACAGAGCAGAAGAAGATAAGCCTTATAAATCCAGGACAAATCTTTCAACTTGAAGATATTACAACATCTGATTTTGAAATCTATGATTCCCTGGATAAGGTATATTCCCTGCTTTCAGTTCTAGGGGAAGACCCTGTTCTTCAAGAATTTAAGTTTATTCTTAACTGGCCTGAAATGACAGACATTGAAAAACAGGAAAAATTTTCAAAATATACATGTCATGAATTAAATTTTTTTATCTATCATAAAGACCCCCGGTTCTTTAATTCAGTAATCTTGCCTTTTATTGAAAATAAAAAAAATAAGACCTTTCTTGATAAATGGCTTACAGGACAGGATATTGACCAATACAATGATCCCTGGGAATTTTCTCAATTAAACATAGTTGAAAAAATTCTTCTGCTTCAAGCCGGTTCAAAAGACAAAAACCGTGCAGGTAAATATGTCAAAGATATTTTTAATATGATTCCTCCTGATATTGACCAGTTCAATCTTTTGTTTGACACAGCTTTAAAAGGCAGATCCCTTGAACAAGATGACTTTGAAATTAAAATGGATGAAATAATGTTCCAGGCTGCACCTGAACAAGAAATGTCAAGGCGGTCTTTTGATGATGACCAATTGATGGCCGCACCCTCTCCACCCCAGCCTGCCTCTGCTTCTAATATAATGCAGAAAAGCATTAAATCTGAGATGATGTCCATAATGAGAGACAAAGGGGTTCAGGGACGGGCACAGGCTGCTGCAAAACGTGAAAAACAAAGACAGTTTTTTCAACAAATGGACAAAACCGAAGAATGGGCAGAAAATAATTATTATAAACTGCCCATAATAAACCAGGACAGCCATTTGATAACAGTAAACAGGTTTTGGAATGATTTTGCAGCCAATGATCCTGAAAAACCTTTTTATTCAACAAATTTTCAATATGCTTCAAAAAACTTTTCAGAGATAATGATGGCTCTTTCTGTACTGGATCTGCCATTTTCTGCAAAAACCCATGAATCAGAAGTAAAAGACCTCAGCTTTTCCCTTAAACCTGCCAGCCCCATGATTGTATTTCATAAGGAAATCAGAAAAGCAGTTTTATCTGAAGAAAAGATACCTGTTATGTTAAGCCAGAATTTTTTCAGGACAGATGACCGGTACAAATATGTGGATAATGAAAGATTTGATAAGTTTATAATAGATGAATTTCTTTTCCGCACTGCTTATGGATGCCAGGCAGTTCTCAGTAATCCGACATCTTCAAGGCAGAAACTGCGGATCCTGCTCCAGGTTCCCCAGGGGTCAGTTCCTTTGCAAACCGGATTTTATTCCAAAGGGATTCCTGTCACAATTGAACCTTATAACACCAAAACCTTTGAATATTATTTCTATTTTCCCAAAACAGGCAGTTTTAATATCTATCCTGCCCAGGTTGCAAAAAATGAAGCTTTTATAACCTCAGCCCATGCTCTGGAGTTTAAGGTGGTTAAATCACCGACTAAAATAGACCCTGATTCCTGGGATTATATTTCTCAAAACGGGACAGATGAAGATGTACTCAATTTTCTCAACACCCATAATGTAAACAGGCTTGATCTTAATAAGATTGCCTTTCGCATGAAAAACAGGAATTTTTTCAACCAGGTTACAGGTTTTCTTAAATCCCTGCCTGTGTATAACCATACACTCTGGTCTTACAGTATTTTTCATAACATGCCTGAACGTATTGTCGAATTTTTAAACCATTCATCTTTCGCAGAACAGTGCGGCATGGTCATAGATTCTCCTCTTTTAACCATAGATCCGGTTGCAAGAAAAACCTTTGAACACCTGGAATACAAACCCCTGGTAAATGCAAGGGCACATCAGCTGGGAAAAGGCAGAAAGATTCTTAATAACCGTTTCTTTGAGCAATACCAAACATTTATGAAAAAATTGAGTTATCAGGCAAAACCTGATAATAATGATTATCTTGCTGTAACTTATTATATGCTGCTTCAAGACAGGGTGGCTGATGCAGTTAAATTTTTCAGGCAGGTTGACCCTTTAAATATAAACTCTAAAATTCAATATGATTATGTTCAGGTTTACCTGGATTTTTACACAAAAAACACGGAATCAGCAAAGCGCACAGCCGCAAAATATGCCCAATATCCTGTGCCCAGATGGCGCAGCCTTTTTCAGCTTGCACTTTCCCAGCTAGATGAAATTAACCAGGCTACCAGCCAGAAAAAAAACACGGGCCTGATAGATAAGGAAAGCCGTGAACAGCGCATGGAAAAGCTTGCTGAAACAGAGCCAGTTCTTGATTTTAAAGTGGAATCAAGGCGCATATTTATAAGCTACCGAAATCTCAAATCCTGCCAGATTAATTATTATCCAATGGATATTGAAATGCTTTTTTCCAGAAATCCTTTTGTACAGCAGAAAAGCACCCAGTTCTCATATATAAAACCCAGCAGGTTTGATAAAATACTGCTGCCCAATAACCAGGAACAATTTACACTTGATCTGCCCAAAATATACCATAACAATAATCTTATGGTGGAAATCACAGCAAAAGGCATAAAAAAATCTCAAGCATATTATTCAAATTCTCTGGATGTACAGGTAATTGAAAACTACGGATACCTGAACGTAAAATCACAGGAAACAAAAGCCGCCCTGCCAGAAACCTATGTAAAGGTCTATGCCAGAATGAAAGATGGAAGCGTACAGTTTTTTAAAGACGGTTATACTGACCTGAGAGGAAGATTTGACTATGTTTCATTAAGCACAGACGAGCTTGACCAGGTGAAAAACCTGGCTATGCTGATCCTGAGTGATAAACATGGAGCTGTTATCAAGGAAGCGATAGTTCCAAAGCAGTAATTTATGAGCAGTTAAAATTTTAATCTGTTTTTAATAATACACGATTGCCATTGTAGAGACAAGGCATGCCTTGTCTCTACGTTTGGCAGGGAATTTTTTTTGTTATGAAATACTATGTACTTGATACATTTGCCGGTGCTGGTGGTTTCAGCCTCGGATTTGAAAAAGCAGGATGTGAAATCATTGGTGCAATAGAAATTGATAAGTGGGCATCAGAGACATTTGCCTATAACCATCCAAATGCTATTGTACTCAATGATGATATTACAAAGCTTAATAATAAGGATTTAATTAAATCATTTAAAAGTAAAAAGCCAAACATAATTTTAGGCGGACCTCCCTGTCAGGGATTCTCAATTTGTAACAAAAATGCAGGTGATCCAAAACATCCTATAAATACTCTTTTTAGAGACTTTATAAGAGTTGGATCAATTTTTGAACCAGATATTCTTATCATGGAAAATGTTCCAAATCTTATTAAAGCAAAAACACATTCAAAAAAATTTGTAATTGACATAATAACTGGTGAATTACAAAAAATAGGATATTTTGTGTACTCCAAGATATTACAGGCTACTGATTACGGTATTCCTCAAATAAGAAAAAGATTATTTGTGATAGCTTCAAAAAAAGAATTACACAAACCATTTCCCAAAGAAACTCACTATATTTCCAATGGACAATGCAAGATTTTTCCCGAAGAATTAATTCCCTGTCCTTCTTTATGGGAAGCAATTTCTGATTTACCCCCTCTTGAAGCTGGTGAAGGAAATGAAATGAGTGAATATCAAAATGAATGTCAAAATGAGTATCAGTCTAAAATAAAAGGGAAAAGTAAAATACTTTTTAACCATAAAGCTATGAACCATACAAAAAGGATGATTGAAAGGTTTTCTAAAATGTCATGGGGACAATCAGCAAAAGATGCACCAGAACATCTCAGACCCCGTAAGCGTAATTCATCTGAAATAGCAGATAAAATTTATGATCAGAATAACAGAAGAATGTATCCTCATAAACCATGTCACACTATACCGGCATCTTTTTATGCTAATTTTGTACATCCTTATCAACATAGAAATTTTACAGCAAGAGAAGGAGCTAGGATACAGTCGTTTCCAGATTCATTCCGTTTTATGGGAAAGCCAACAGTTGTGAGTCATAAGCTTTTGGCAAGAGAAGGACGATTTAGTGAAAAATATTTATGTCAATATAATCAAATTGGAAATGCGGTGCCACCTATGTTGGCACAGGCAATTGCTGAAAATATCCTAAAACAAATATAATAAAGGAAAATTTATGTTTGTACATGGTAATAATATT from the Desulfonema limicola genome contains:
- a CDS encoding DNA cytosine methyltransferase — protein: MKYYVLDTFAGAGGFSLGFEKAGCEIIGAIEIDKWASETFAYNHPNAIVLNDDITKLNNKDLIKSFKSKKPNIILGGPPCQGFSICNKNAGDPKHPINTLFRDFIRVGSIFEPDILIMENVPNLIKAKTHSKKFVIDIITGELQKIGYFVYSKILQATDYGIPQIRKRLFVIASKKELHKPFPKETHYISNGQCKIFPEELIPCPSLWEAISDLPPLEAGEGNEMSEYQNECQNEYQSKIKGKSKILFNHKAMNHTKRMIERFSKMSWGQSAKDAPEHLRPRKRNSSEIADKIYDQNNRRMYPHKPCHTIPASFYANFVHPYQHRNFTAREGARIQSFPDSFRFMGKPTVVSHKLLAREGRFSEKYLCQYNQIGNAVPPMLAQAIAENILKQI